CTGCATCCAGTGTACTCCGTGTCTGGTTTGCTTTTATCCATGCGCGCCCTGTCCACGGTTTGCCTTCCGTTTGGTCCAAGCTCGGTTCACCTGACTCAACACTTTGGCGCCTATCGGTAGCACAAGAGGCTGATTCatcaaccaccaccaagagTATTGATCATAGCTTGGGGAAATTGAAGTGGACGCATGCATAACTGTGATCGTTTGGTTGTCCAGTGAGTTCCGTTGAGAACAAGCCATGATTAGGATACAAAAGTATATTCGAGCAATAAGAAACATAGTTGGTGGAGGTATTGATACCCAAAACATGCTACTactcaaaaaaaaaaatcgtATTTGCCCTATCTCCTGCAAATCACTGTTCACCTTATACCTGTTTGCGATACGACGTCATCCGCACATGACAGATGATGGAATTCGCGCGGCCTGAGTCTACTATCACCATAATCGCCTGTTTCACATCAGGCATCCCTCCTTGATGCTCGAGTGTAGTTCACTCATCCCCACCTTCACACGGCGCAGTCCACTACGGCCACTGCTTTTCCGCTGTTGCGGCTTGCTGTCGGCACTAGGAGAACCGCCTCGGGCACCGCTCATAACAGGAGCGATGAACTCTGGGGCCGGGGGTTCCATGTGGCCTTCAAGGGCAAAGACTTCGACCATCCACTCGTACCACACTTTCCGATCATCCGTTTGCCTGTACATCGTTACGACCACCTCACCGTTGTCAGGAACATTAAGAGGTGTCTAGGTGATAATAATTAGCGATTTCTGGTCCCTCTGCTCCAGAAGGGGTGGCTAATGAAGGTAAAAGTAATAGCTTACCTTGAGGGGGAAGTAGATTGGAAACCAGCTGATCATATTGGCACTCTTACTATCCATGGTAACGGGATTGGTCGAAAGTTCAACATCCCGGTACAAGACGGTCTCAAAGTAACCAGCCAGACCGTGGCAGACTCCACGGTTCTGGGTAGGGAAAGCCAAGCGCGTCCGACGCACATTGTGTGCATTTGAGATCGTCGAAGTGGAAGGAGACTGTGGAGGGATGTGCCTATTAGGGTGGGAGAAGGACCACGCAGTCTGTACAAAGGGAGCTGGAGTTTCGCTTCCAGGGAGTGTCGATATGGAGGATCGCACGTTGCCGTGGTAGCTGCCGCCGCCAGTGGTGTTGCCCAGCATGGCAGGCTGGTTCGTAGAGAGAAAGTCGACGGCGTGCAACATCACCACGTACGGCGTTTCTGGAGCCGCAGGGTTGGAAATTGTTTGATGCATAACATCAGCATGAAGCTTCGGAGCTGAGATAGGCGTGAAGTGGGCCGTATATGATTCGGGAATAGATATGCCATGAACCGGATTGATTAGATGAGTGATGCCGTCTAAACATTCAGGGGAAAGCTCATTATCGCCGAATGAGCCAAGTAACTCGGAAACCACGATATCAATAGTAGTAGGCATAAGCTCGGGAACGGGGTTAGGGGCTGCCGCCTCAGGAGCTTTAGTTTTGTTATTGGGGTCGGCCTCCGCGTCGTAAAGCATTGAATCTTCTATGCCGAGAGACTGGCCCACCGGTGCTGAGGGCTGCGAACTAGAGGGCTTTTTCTCAACTCGGGGTCCTTTCCAACTTCGCATGTCCGACTGAACAAGGGTGACTTTCCCTCCCCAGATAGTAGCATTATGACGTTGGAGGAGAACGAAGGCATTAGGGTTCTTTTCCACAGCCCACATGTCAATATCGACGCCTGTTTCAGCGCTTGCTTTAAGTGCTCGGGTGACTAGCGGGCCTCTGCCGGCGCCTACCACAGCGACAACAACTCGGCCATCTGGGTTAGAGGtgggcttcttctgctctgcCCAGTCCTTCAAGGCCTTTGCAATAGCGCGCTCATACCATTCGTACTTAATAGGGTCTTTCTCAAAGACCTCATATGTGATACTTTCCAAGTTGACTGTCAGTGGCTGCAGCGGTGCTTGCAAATAGTCCTGATAGCCTACGCCAAACCTCTCGATAGCAGTTCGAGctggctgccgctgctgaaGATTTCTAATGTATGAAAGATGGGGTGTGGGGTCGAAATGCTTCTTGTTGGAAACTGCTGCTTGTGCGAGACTCGGGTATTCAGCGCCCTCTATGTTGGTGACATGAGAATTGTCAGCGTCCACACCTGGGATAGTACCGACATCACACAGAAGAATCCATGGTGGGCTTCGAAGACGCATAAAACGAGCGATCAAAGATTGGTGGGCTTTGGATAAAACGGGGTAACCcttttggtttttgataaATGAATTGGCATTAAATGTAAGCAGGCGAACCGGCTCTGAGTGCCACCGAGATTGGACAGACATTGAAGGGAGGTGCTTCTGTAATGAGAGCGCTAACGAGACTGATTTAGCAACATATACGTAGAGTCTATATTCCAACTGATAAAAGCAGAAAGCCAAGGGTTGCCTGTGGAATGGCGGGCGATGTATTCTTACCTACGAAAAGTCTTGAGTGATATTTACAGGTTCGCCTGACGGTGTCCCAAGCCTCCCAAGTCCCAAATGGGTCCTCTTTCGGCGCTTGTCCTTCGTCCAGATTTACAAGGAATTCTTCCCGGGCAAGGGGAGCTAGGTCACCCATCTCGTCGATTTCGAGATCCGGGTTGTCAACTGCTCCCAGCCAAATGTTAAATTGAATATAAGGACCAACATTGATGGCATCCTGTATCGCTCTTGCGTAATAAACTACGCCTTCTGAGTGCATGCCCTTGTGGTGCAATTTAGGGCCCGGGATCAGAAGGTATCCGATACCACAAAAGGCTGCATAAGCGACCTCCAACATGAGGACCTGGCGGGATATATCTGCAATCAATGGGTCCGGAGAACAGAGATCGATCCATGAGCTTGTCACGCCCACAATCTGGGTCATTGCTTCGTTAGGGGTCAGATGGGTATCCGAAGGTGCCAACGGCGGAATGACCAGGGGCCGTGTATTTTGCGTTGTGCCCATAGTTCCATGAGCATCGGGAGACGCTGCCTGTACAGTGGACAGGTGCGAAGAGAGCAGACTAAGGACTCGGGAATGGAAATGGGATGTCGTTATAGGGGCGGTAAGCATATCATACTGATCGAGTGTAGACGTTAGCACGCAGAACGGGGGATCAGAAATTTGCTATTCATACATTGCTTTCATGTGCTGCCTGCACGACCTGGGTCGTAATCGGCACTGTGCGTTTGCTCTCATGTTGTCCAATGCAAAAAGCAGGACCCATATCCTCTGGGTTGCTGAAGCCTTCCATGTTAGTAAACAAAAAGAGCTTTTCCAATGTCACAATAAAAATTCCTCTAAATTTgcaaaaaaaataatatgtCACAGTATGCTGAAAGCGTCGAATCTGTCTCCGCGTAAGATAAGAGAGATTGAAAGCAATTATAAATTTTGAAGAGAGATTATTCTTGACACGGTATCTGTGTGGAGGATTAGTCCCGCATATCGATCAATTGAGCATGGATCCAAGATAAGTTCTGAAAACCATGATGGAACGATCctaaggagaaaagaagagataataGTAATACCCGGACTAGTGAATGTCATTCACCCCTCACGAAAGTTTAAGAAACCGACCCTACCCTGTCTTAACCCTGAGTTGCGATCCAATCCATCCCATCATTCAGTCCCTTGCCTGTTCGTGGGGTCAAAGTGGCGGCAGAATATAAAGGCGGTGAATATGAAATAGAGCCGGAGCAGCTGTGGCGATGTGCGGCCGACTTGCCTTATCAGGaatacttttttttcaatCCGTCAATAAAGTTGACTTGCGGAGTCGAGTACCTGAGACTCAACTGCACGAACAACTTCTGGCCCCCCGTCCTTCTTTTACCCTTCACACGCCATGGTTGATCGCCGATCTGACGCCGAAGACGGTTCGCGTGCTAAGCGTCAAAAGATGGATAAAACTGGCACGGATCCCAAGGATAATCCGTACCTGGCTCATATGTATGCGGACGCTTCCCCGAATGGCAACGAATGGGCTGCAGATAAGGATTCGCCATTTGCCAAAGTGAAGAGACATCAGTCGACTGCCGCTCAGGCACAGAAGATCGAAGATGGGGACATCAACCCTTTCAACGGCCAGCCATACTCCAGCAAGTATTTCTCGATTTTAAAAACTCGGCGCGATCTTCCGGTTCATGCGCAGAGGTAAGTACAaatgtttttttcttttcggttAATCGCAATTATTTACAAGAGAGCGACCTCTAatattcatattcaagaGATGAGTTCCTTCAACTCTATCAGAAGTCCCAGATCCTAGTCTTTGTCGGCGAGACTGGTTCCGGTAAAACTACCCAGATCCCTCAATTCGTCCTGTTCGATGATCAGCCGCAAAGCCAGCGCAAGATGGTCGCTTGTACCCAGCCTCGACGTGTGGCCGCTATGTCAGTCGCGCAACGTGTGGCAGCTGAGTTGGATGTCAAACTTGGAGAGGAAGTGGGTTACAGCATCCGTTTTGAAGATATGACGAGCCCCAAGACATGTCTCAAGTACATGACGGATGGTATGCTGTTGAGAGAGGCCATGAATGATCACAACCTTAACCGTTACAGTACTATTATTCTAGACGAGGCCCACGAAAGGACCATGGCTACTGATGTTCTCATGGGTCTTCTCAAAGAAGTCGTACAACGTCGACCAGATTTGAAGATCATTATCATGTCTGCCACCTTGGATGCCCAAAAGTTCCAGCGCTACTTCAACGATGCTCCCCTTCTTGCGGTTCCCGGTCGTACTCACCCAGTCGAGATCTTCTATACTCCTGAGCCTGAGCAGGACTATGTGGAGGCAGCCATTCGCACTGTCTTGCAAATTCATGCTACAGAGGCTGATGGTGATATACTTCTGTTCCTGActggtgaagaagagattgaagatgctgCGCGCAAAATCTCACTAGAGGCAGACGAGATGGTGAGAGAAGTCGATGCTGGCCCCTTGAAAGTCTATACACTGTACGGTAGTCTTCCTCCGCATATGCAGCAACGCATCTTTGATCCGGCTCCGCCACCCCGTCGTCCTGGAGGTCGTCCTGGTAGAAAGGTCATTGTTTCCACCAACATTGCCGAAACCTCGCTCACGATCGATGGTATCGTTTACGTCGTGGACCCCGGCTTCTCGAAACAGAAGATCTACAACCCTCGCATTCGTGTCGAGTCTCTCCTAGTATCGCCTATCTCTAAAGCCTCTGCACAGCAAAGAGCCGGTCGTGCAGGTCGTACGCGTCCCGGAAAGTGCTTCCGTCTTTATACCGAGGGTGCCTTCAAGAAGGAACTGATTGACCAGACGTATCCGGAAATTTTACGGTCCAACCTTTCATCCACTGTGTtagagttgaagaagcttggaaTTGATGACCTTGTTCACTTCGATTTGATGGATCCCCCGGCTCCGGAAACACTTATGAGAGCTCTTGAAGAGCTTAATTACTTGGCTtgtcttgatgatgatggcaacCTAACCCAACTTGGGCGTCTTGCCTCGGAGTTTCCTCTTGATCCTGCGGTTGCGGTCATGCTGATCAGCTCGCCTGAATTCTACTGTTCAAATGAAATCCTCTCTATTACGGCTTTGCTTTCGGTTCCTCAGGTGTTCGTGAGACCCGCATCTCAACGAAAGCGGGcggatgagatgaagaacctCTTTGCCCACCCCGACGGTGACCACCTCACTCTTCTTAACGTATACCATGCTTTCAAGGGCCAAGATGCACAAGAGAACCCCAAGCAGTGGTGCCATGACCATTTCCTGTCCCTCCGATCCCTCCAGTCGGCAGATAATGTGCGCATGCAGCTCCTGCGGATCATGGAGCGTGAGGAGCTGGAAATGGTTTCGACGCCATTTGAGGACAAGAAGTACTACGAAAATATCCGACGTGCTCTCTGTGCTGGATTCTTCATGCAGGttgcgaagaaggaagcTCAGGGCAAGAGCAAATACACGACGATTAAGGACAACCAGAACGTCCTCTTGCACCCGTCGACTGTTCTAAGCTATGACGCTGATTGGGTTGTGTACAATGAATTCGTGCTCACGACCAAGAACTACATCAGAACCGTCACAGCAGTCAAGCCTGAGTGGCTCATTGTAAGTTGCACCTGGCTTTTCCCCACCACCATATACCTTTCGCTAATGGTCTTTACAGGATATTGCGCCTACCTATTATGACATCACGAGCTTCCCTAAGGGCGAAATTCGCTCTGCATTGCTTCGTGCCGCAGAAAGGCTGTCTCGTAAAGAGAAAATGCGTAGCGATTCCAGTAGGAAGCGTTAAACTATTTGTCTATGTTCTGTTTATAGATTTGTTATCACTCTTAACATCTTCTGCTATCTATTGTTATTGGGGCGGTGGCCGAAAGAGATACTTCCTCTCCGTCTCTGAACCACCTGGACGTTGAGTTACGTGAGGCCTCTCTTGCGAGGCTTCGTCACTTTCTATTCCGACGGAATGCAGTTAGACTTGAGACTACCCACAATGTCCTTAATGGTATAGAAAGGACACTTGCCGATATTTTATGAGAATAAAAGATTGAATGAATTCTTCGGGCATATAAGCCCCTTAATAGAAGCCATAAACGTAAGGCAAGAGGTTCTAGAAGAGGTCCAGACCAACAAAGCctgaagatgagaaaatcTAGTTCTGTCGTAATAATGTACAAGCCTTGCAGGTATCAACATATGTAGCAGAGGATATGAAAATAGAGACCAAACGTACGCCCTTCAATAAACACCAATGATGTACACATTTTCAAACCTGATCCCTCTATGAACAGTGCGCCAGGTGGGCGATTGGGAGGATACCACCCGTTGAGACTTTAATTTCCAACGTATCGAATGTTTACCGTGGGCTCGACCACGCGCGGGTTCGTATGACGAAGCTTGTCTTTTATTTGTCCAAGGTCTTGGGGACTGGTCTGTGAATGCTTGAGTGCAGATTGCTTTGTTAAGTCAAAGACCATTCGTTTCAGCTGCGCAACCTGGTCCTTCAGGGCGATGATCTCTTTTTGGTGAGCCTTTGCCGTAACCTCGGCGTTATAGAATCTGTTGTTCTCCACGTCGATGGTTTTGAGCAGATTCTGTTGCCCGTCCTCTTCGGGTTTCTTATGCTTGGCAGGGCGGCCAGAGAGCACAGCTGATAGAACTTCCTGGGAGTATGTTCCCATCAGCTTGTGCCATTTCCTCGCAGAACTTTCCTCCTCGGGCAGGGAAAGGTCATTCAACTGTTCTCCGACCGTGTTTACGAAGGCATAACTTCTCTCCCACAGTGGCTTTTCCTTGATTGCTCCCACAGTTGACACATCCTCAGCTACGTGCCATCGGCGAAAGTGAGGATCAAATGAGAACTTGACGTCTACTTGCCTCTGTGCAGACCTCCAGTCAAACCCGTTTTCGACCGCGGCTACGATAATGGCCTCGGAGACATCGTATCTTTCGCACATATCACACAGATGTACCATCAATACTACCAGCCTCTCGACACGGTGTAACTCATGTTCTGTAGATGATGCCATGAAAGCCAAAGCTCTTTTGATAGTTGCCACCCCTTTCGTCCAATCACGGCGAATACCGTAAAATCTCAAATAGCCGAAAAGGGTTGCAAAATCATCCATGTACCCTGCTGCTCTTGCGGCTTGCTGATAGGCATTAGCTCGGTCGGGTTGATTGAAGCGCAAGCAAGCTGTGATTAATGTAGAGAACATAATTGCATTAGTGGTATGCGTGGGAGGAATTGAGATCTCGACGCCATTGATCACTGTCCTCTTAAAATATCCCATGTTTAACATGTCTACCGGGTAGCTATCACCACACAGCATTTCCATAAATAAGTCGAATCCTTTGACGTTCTTGGACTTGCGGTAAAAGGTTATTATTGAGAGGACCAAAGAGGAGTTTAATGGAAATTTGTTCGGCAATAATGTCTTTAGGACCAGATCACCTAGGTCATTTTGACGACATTTGGTAAACGCTAAAAGCATCATCCTCAGGCAATACGGTCTGTCGGGATCAGTAGCCTGCAACAGGTTGCTGGACAACCTCagaagaagctcttgaagAGACATAGTCCCTTCGAGGAATAGTTCTGTGTCGCGGCGAACATCCTCATCGAGTTTTCGATTCTCCCAAGTCATCTCCTCGATGTTTCGTACACGGAGATCGCTTGCCAGATCGTCAATATTCACATCTCTTATTGACTTCAGCTCATGTAACCTGATCCGGCATTGATTCAATTCATGTAAGAGCTCTGCTACATTCAACTTGGGCACCGAACCATCGGAAATATAGTTCATCCGAAGTCCCATGTAAGAGTGCGCAATCGTCGGACGTAGCAAGAGTCGTATAGCAAGCTGTTTCACGGCAAGCTTCCGTATAACCTTCTGGCGGACTATGTCGTTTGACAGCCACTCGGGAAAATCGTCGTCCCCAAGTCTGAAGCCATACTCGTCTGAATCACTGAATAATGAGTCCTCACTTTCTGCGACCAAATCCTCAAGGGCTTTACTGTCACActcatccttctcattggAATAAGTTTCAAGACCATCTCTAAGTCGAGTCTCATAAGTATCTTGCCAGTGGGTGTCGGCGGCGAGTGAACGTGTCGGTATATCCCTTATGGAGCTTCGTATTTGCCCTGGTGATGGTCCGGCAACGGTGCTGTATTGTCGGCTTGTTAATACGCCATTGAATAATGATCTCCGCTTCCGCCGTGCTGAAATATTTGCCAAAATGCGTTGTTCCTCGTCCACCAACtcattgacttcttccttcaCAGctgcgatcttctcctgccatTCATGGCGTCGTTGATCTTTGGCTTGGGCATCAGCTAAAGCTGCCGCCGCAAAGATACTCGTGTATAGTGCTGTGACCGAGTTTCCAATTCGTAACCGTCTCTTACTGGCTGCTGATGCCGCCCGTGACGTTAGTCCGGGAGTCGCTGTGCTTAGACAAGAAACGCAATGACAAGACGAGCGCGCCGAGGCGGCCCGAGACCAAAGGCTCTGCATTACCGCAACATCTCCTGTAAGGTTAATTCCAATGGCAGAATGGCGATAATTGGCAGCTTGCCCTTAGGGGCTCAATGGCGTATGTCGGGACAAGGGAGTGTGGACCgcagaaacagaaaagtGGTTCATGTGCCGTCAGACAAAAAGTCGTAAGTTTCGGCGGAGCGGATTTATGCAAACACTGCAAACAGTATATCTTCTGATTGGGCAGTTCGTTCTCCGAATCCAGGTGCTAGCActcgaagaaaaggccaCATCAACAGGGTTGAAATTATTCGTTCCTGCTTGTATACTGGAAcgattttgatatttttcTTAATACCCCATATTGAGGTTCTGTAAACTGAGAATGCTCGGTCGTTCCGTGTCTCTTGCTACCGTTCTGCTTACCCTGAGCGGCAGCTTCGCGAACGCTCATGGGTCTCACTCGAGTGAGCAGAATCCTTCTTCGGATTGGGCTACTCAGCACATGCAAGGTGCGTCACTGAGTTCAATTGCTCCTGAGGAATCTAGGAACCCTTCTAATATTCGTAAATTACAGAGGAGCACCACATTGATTCCTTTGATCCTGCATCCTTCTTTACTTTCCACGATTATGATAACTCAGGGACATGGACAGCCGATGAGGTACGGAAGACATATGGCCTCGATGATGAGTCAAATGCAGGTGTTAGCGAAGAGCGCAAGCAACAGGCTGTCCGGGAAGTCTTTGGGCTTTTCGACCCTGGGAACACTGGATTCGTCACTCGAGATAACTGGATGCGTCTAATTTCGGAAGGCAAGCGTCTACCTGATTTCGGATTTGGACCTGGCCACCATGGCGACATCGAATATGAGTATGAAATTCATCATTTCGAGAAGTATCATGGAGACGatgccaaggaggaagacctcACTCATCCAGAGGATATTGAGCATTTCCGGAGgcatgacgaggaagacgacgcTGCCTATCGACTTGAACAGCTTGAGAGGATGCAGATCGTGGAAAAGAACATACCACAGAAGTTCCTGAAACGAGTTTAGCGCGTGTATATGTGATGCTTTATGCCATTCTGTACATATAATGTTCGAAATGTTCTACCAACCATTTACCATTACAGGCGCTTTGGGGCAGTAGTCTATTATTGTGTCCCACGTTCGAGATGCAGGAAACCCTCTTATGTCTGATGGCGATAGTATTACTGCACCTAGTCACCTCGAGCAGTGACCCGTTCGTGTCCCAGTAATCGTCAAGAGTACGGAGTCAAGTGGAAGGTCTCATGGTTCGTATTATGGTTTGCT
The sequence above is a segment of the Aspergillus oryzae RIB40 DNA, chromosome 3 genome. Coding sequences within it:
- a CDS encoding nucleobindin SSP120 (predicted protein), with the translated sequence MLGRSVSLATVLLTLSGSFANAHGSHSSEQNPSSDWATQHMQEEHHIDSFDPASFFTFHDYDNSGTWTADEVRKTYGLDDESNAGVSEERKQQAVREVFGLFDPGNTGFVTRDNWMRLISEGKRLPDFGFGPGHHGDIEYEYEIHHFEKYHGDDAKEEDLTHPEDIEHFRRHDEEDDAAYRLEQLERMQIVEKNIPQKFLKRV
- a CDS encoding uncharacterized protein (predicted protein), producing the protein MQSLWSRAASARSSCHCVSCLSTATPGLTSRAASAASKRRLRIGNSVTALYTSIFAAAALADAQAKDQRRHEWQEKIAAVKEEVNELVDEEQRILANISARRKRRSLFNGVLTSRQYSTVAGPSPGQIRSSIRDIPTRSLAADTHWQDTYETRLRDGLETYSNEKDECDSKALEDLVAESEDSLFSDSDEYGFRLGDDDFPEWLSNDIVRQKVIRKLAVKQLAIRLLLRPTIAHSYMGLRMNYISDGSVPKLNVAELLHELNQCRIRLHELKSIRDVNIDDLASDLRVRNIEEMTWENRKLDEDVRRDTELFLEGTMSLQELLLRLSSNLLQATDPDRPYCLRMMLLAFTKCRQNDLGDLVLKTLLPNKFPLNSSLVLSIITFYRKSKNVKGFDLFMEMLCGDSYPVDMLNMGYFKRTVINGVEISIPPTHTTNAIMFSTLITACLRFNQPDRANAYQQAARAAGYMDDFATLFGYLRFYGIRRDWTKGVATIKRALAFMASSTEHELHRVERLVVLMVHLCDMCERYDVSEAIIVAAVENGFDWRSAQRQVDVKFSFDPHFRRWHVAEDVSTVGAIKEKPLWERSYAFVNTVGEQLNDLSLPEEESSARKWHKLMGTYSQEVLSAVLSGRPAKHKKPEEDGQQNLLKTIDVENNRFYNAEVTAKAHQKEIIALKDQVAQLKRMVFDLTKQSALKHSQTSPQDLGQIKDKLRHTNPRVVEPTVNIRYVGN
- a CDS encoding protein arginine N-methyltransferase (protein kinase inhibitor), which produces MEGFSNPEDMGPAFCIGQHESKRTVPITTQVVQAAHESNAASPDAHGTMGTTQNTRPLVIPPLAPSDTHLTPNEAMTQIVGVTSSWIDLCSPDPLIADISRQVLMLEVAYAAFCGIGYLLIPGPKLHHKGMHSEGVVYYARAIQDAINVGPYIQFNIWLGAVDNPDLEIDEMGDLAPLAREEFLVNLDEGQAPKEDPFGTWEAWDTVRRTCKYHSRLFVALSLQKHLPSMSVQSRWHSEPVRLLTFNANSFIKNQKGYPVLSKAHQSLIARFMRLRSPPWILLCDVGTIPGVDADNSHVTNIEGAEYPSLAQAAVSNKKHFDPTPHLSYIRNLQQRQPARTAIERFGVGYQDYLQAPLQPLTVNLESITYEVFEKDPIKYEWYERAIAKALKDWAEQKKPTSNPDGRVVVAVVGAGRGPLVTRALKASAETGVDIDMWAVEKNPNAFVLLQRHNATIWGGKVTLVQSDMRSWKGPRVEKKPSSSQPSAPVGQSLGIEDSMLYDAEADPNNKTKAPEAAAPNPVPELMPTTIDIVVSELLGSFGDNELSPECLDGITHLINPVHGISIPESYTAHFTPISAPKLHADVMHQTISNPAAPETPYVVMLHAVDFLSTNQPAMLGNTTGGGSYHGNVRSSISTLPGSETPAPFVQTAWSFSHPNRHIPPQSPSTSTISNAHNVRRTRLAFPTQNRGVCHGLAGYFETVLYRDVELSTNPVTMDSKSANMISWFPIYFPLKTPLNVPDNGEVVVTMYRQTDDRKVWYEWMVEVFALEGHMEPPAPEFIAPVMSGARGGSPSADSKPQQRKSSGRSGLRRVKVGMSELHSSIKEGCLM
- a CDS encoding DEAH-box ATP-dependent RNA helicase PRP43 (mRNA splicing factor ATP-dependent RNA helicase); this translates as MVDRRSDAEDGSRAKRQKMDKTGTDPKDNPYLAHMYADASPNGNEWAADKDSPFAKVKRHQSTAAQAQKIEDGDINPFNGQPYSSKYFSILKTRRDLPVHAQRDEFLQLYQKSQILVFVGETGSGKTTQIPQFVLFDDQPQSQRKMVACTQPRRVAAMSVAQRVAAELDVKLGEEVGYSIRFEDMTSPKTCLKYMTDGMLLREAMNDHNLNRYSTIILDEAHERTMATDVLMGLLKEVVQRRPDLKIIIMSATLDAQKFQRYFNDAPLLAVPGRTHPVEIFYTPEPEQDYVEAAIRTVLQIHATEADGDILLFLTGEEEIEDAARKISLEADEMVREVDAGPLKVYTLYGSLPPHMQQRIFDPAPPPRRPGGRPGRKVIVSTNIAETSLTIDGIVYVVDPGFSKQKIYNPRIRVESLLVSPISKASAQQRAGRAGRTRPGKCFRLYTEGAFKKELIDQTYPEILRSNLSSTVLELKKLGIDDLVHFDLMDPPAPETLMRALEELNYLACLDDDGNLTQLGRLASEFPLDPAVAVMLISSPEFYCSNEILSITALLSVPQVFVRPASQRKRADEMKNLFAHPDGDHLTLLNVYHAFKGQDAQENPKQWCHDHFLSLRSLQSADNVRMQLLRIMEREELEMVSTPFEDKKYYENIRRALCAGFFMQVAKKEAQGKSKYTTIKDNQNVLLHPSTVLSYDADWVVYNEFVLTTKNYIRTVTAVKPEWLIDIAPTYYDITSFPKGEIRSALLRAAERLSRKEKMRSDSSRKR